agtgttacactgtcagtgtgttcctctgctgctctgtatttaacaggagcctgcagactgatgagactgtgttacactgtcagtgtgctcctgtacagctctgtatttaacaggaacctgcaggctgatgagactgtgttacactgtcagtgtgttcctgtacagctctgtatttaacaggaacctgcaggctgatgagacagtgttcactgtcagtgtgttcctgtacagctctgtatttaacaggaacctgcaggctgatgagacagtgttcactgtcagtgtgttcctgtacagctctgtatttaacaggaacctgcaggctgatgagacagtgttcactgtcagtgtgttcctgtacagctctgtatttaacaggaacctgcaggctgatgagacagtgttcactgtcagtgtgttcctgtacagctctgtatttaacaggaacctgcaggctgatgagactgtgttacactgtcagtgtgttcctgtacagCTCTATTTAATAGGAACCTGCAGGCTGATGAAACAGTGtaaactgtcagtgtgttcctgtacagctctgtatttaacaggaacctgcaggctgatgagacagtgttcaatgtcagtgtgttcctgtacagctctgtatttaacaggaaccTGCAGGCTGATGAAACAGTGTAAACTGTCAGTGTGCTGCTGTacagctctgtatttaacaggaacctgcaggctgatgagacagtgttacactgtcagtgtgctcctgtactgctctgtatttaacaggaacctgcaggctgatgagacagtgttacactgtcagtgtgttcctgtactgctctgtatttaacaggaaccTGCAGGCTGATGAAACAGTGTTAACTGTCAGTgtgttaatagaaacatagaagataggagcaggaggagcccacttgccccttcgagcctgctccaccattctttacaatcatccaactcaatagcctaatcctgctttttccacgtaacctttgatcccattcgcccaagggccatatccagccacctcttgaatatctgttcctgtactgctctgtatttaacaggaacaTGCAGGCTCATGagacactgtcagtgtgttcctgtactgctctgtatttaacaggagcacagtaagaagtctcacaacaccaggttaaagtccaacaggtttatttggtagcacaagtcactagctttcagagcgctgccccttcatcaggtgagcactcaTGAACCATGGTCTAATGACCAtgctgtcaattgttgtaaaaaaaagtcatctggttcactaatgtgtttagggaaggaaatctgccgtccttactggtCTGGCACATCtttgactctagatccacagcaatgtggttgactcttaaatgccctctgcaatggcctagcaatccgctcagttcaagggtaattagggtgggtactaaatgctggccaagccagtgacatccacatcacatgaatgaatttttaaaaagtacttcactgagtACTGGAACCATGTGAGGAATTACTCTGTCTGTATTATTGCAGTGCTGTTAATAAAGTCAGTAAAAGACAATCTGTTGTTGGGAGCTTGATTATCAGCGGCTGAAACCACAAGGTTCAATATTTAGAGTCAATAAGATGAACAAAGAAACACATCAGGGCCCAATACTCCAGCTGGATATTCACAGGAGAAAGTCTGTTATCTAATACCTTGAGTGGAGAgaacagagaaagatcccaacTGTAAAAAACCCTCAAATTATTTATAAATAGGTTTCTAATGTTAACAGATTTCAAGTCAGTTTCTATCACAGTGAAGTCAATGGAAGGTGAGAGATGGCTAAAGGTTCCAGATAGAAATGTAACTTGATGTTATCATTACCTTACATTGGTAGATTCAGGAATGTCACACAAACATTTTCAATCTTCGTAATATTTTCAGACTGTAAAGTTAAACCTGCCGTTTTActttcagtcaggaacagatcccagttttacaccaatctctgattgacagcacgtttccagcattcaccgttgttcttcctgactctaaacatacctaggagctctgaaccatggaagaGAGTGGCTTTCTTACACATCTCAagattaacccacacatttagtcttcaatatgattaacagcagcaataaaagCAGAATCTAATTCTTGCAgtcatttgtgaactcgctggtgtgtcacaaggtgtgatgactgattgaatcccttcccacacattgagcaggtgaacggcctctccccagtgtgaactcgctggtgcctcagcagatgggatgactgagtgaatcccttcccacagtcagagcaggtgaacggcctctctccagtgtgaacttgctggtgtttcaggaGTTGCGATGACTGAGAGAATCTtttcccacatacggagcaggtgaatggtctctctccagtatgaactcgctggtgcaccaGTAGAtctgatgactgaatgaatcccttagcacacacacagcaggtgaacggcctctccccagtatgaattcgCTGGTGCAACAGAAGCTGatatgagtgagtgaatcccttcccacattcagagcagatgaacggcctctccccagtgtgaattctctggtgtgtcCAAAGGTGGTGgggttgagtgaatccctttccacacacagagcaggtgaatggccttacCCCAGTGTGACTTCGCAGGTGTATTAGCAACTGAGATGACTGaacgaatctcttcccacactcagagcagctgagcagtctctccccagtgtgaagtcattGGTGTATTTGCCGATTTATTTTGcctttaaagctcttctcacagtcagaacatttaaaaagttGCTGATCACTGTGTACATGTTGATGCTCAGTGAGCtgcgatgactgagtgaatttGTTCCCCCACACAGGTCTGGTGAATgcgctctcctcagtgtgaacttgctcatGCGCCAGCAGGTCACATGAGTCagtaaattccttcccacacatggagcatctgaacggcctctccccagaatGAACTGGCTGGTGTGTCGAcagactggataactgagtaaatccatcTCCACACATGGAGAAGGTGAACGGTCCCTCCGCAGTGTGACTGTATTGATCATTTCCCAGTTCAAATGGGAACATTAATCCCATCCCACAATCACCATATGTCCATGCTTTCTCCATGATTCAGTTATTCatttgtctctccaggttggatgatcagttggaGCCTCACACAGAACACCTGTACATTTCTCCGCGTTGTGAAAGgtatgatgttttttcaggctgtgtaactggtcttTCCACAGTCAGGTCACTGGAACATTCTCactcaggtgagtgtgtgtgtctcgatgcttttccagtcacactgatgtttgaaatcttttcccccagacagaacaaacatttctccttccacattcaaagaccGATGATATTCAGTTCCTGATGAATCGAGTGATTCTGTCAGATTTTGACATGATGTTTGTTCTGACTTTCCCATCTGGAACTCCTCTCCCTCTAACTCCCTGTGAAAAGAGTTTTACAGAACTTAGAGTAAAcacaggacagaaattcagaacaggcaattctagtttctgtgggaCATTTCCCCCAGATCGATAACTCTGTGTCCCAcacactcctctccctctctgctcattGCTCCAGATTCAGTCTCCAGTCTCCTCCTGATTCTTTTCTCCTCTCCAgattctctctccccccgtccttaaactggtgatgtggagatgccggcgttggactggtgtgaacacagtaagagttttcacaacaccaggttaaagtccaacagatttatttggtagcaaataccagtagctttcggagcgctgctccttcgtcagatggagtggaaatgtttccactccatctgacgaaggagcagcgctccgaaagctaatggtatttgctaccaaataaacctgttaaactGGTGACTCAGGCTGTGGATCAATCCCACTCcgtcactctcattctcacaaatAATGCAGCTCACAACAACAAATCATATTTAATGATTTTATGACTGATTTTAAACATGCGGAAATATTCACCTTTTCCCAGTTGGGTCTTTGGTTGAAGTTGCTGCTGGGGTGAAGGCGGAAGCGGCAGAGTGAGATTCCGGAACAatgtgagggggcggggttggaggaccgagcgggagcggctggtcctccaaccaatgggagtgaatgaggggcggggctggaggaccgagcgagagcggctggtcctccaaccaatgggagtgaatgaggggcggggctggaggaccgagcgggaacgactggtcctccaaccaatgggagtgaatgaggggcggggctgaagGACCGAGAGGgaacggctggtcctccaaccaatcggaatgaatgaggggcggggccctAACCGCTGCAGGAGCCCGCTGCCCAGGCTCAGTGCGGGGATgtgactggagcatgcgcagtgcggatgGAGACAGTGGTGTGGAATCCGCGGGGAGACATGATCCCCGGGCAGGAGAGGAACAGAGCCGGTGAGTGGACTGGGAGGTTCCATTAACACCTTCTGGAGGATTCACGATCCGGATAAGAAGCTATGGGTTCCGCGTTTTCAGTAAAAGAAGCTGAGAGttttttgatgatgtggagatgccggtgttggactggggtaaacacagtaagaagtctcataacaccaggttaaagtccaacaggtttatctggtagcacaaacactagctttcggagcgctgctccttcatcaggtaagtggtgaaggagcagcgctccgaaagctagtggcttttgctaccaaataaaccttttggactttaacctggtgttgtgagttttTGATGACAGACCTGGGGCCAAGGCTGCCTTTTGAACGCAGGAGGTTGCAACAGTGCGCATGAtgttctttaacctggtgttgttaaacttcttacagtgcgcatgcgcagtgctCCCTGTCAGCAGAGGAAAGTAATGAATTTCTATATACAAAACTCAAACCAAGAGAAATGTCTGTCTCTTCTGAATTCTATCCGAAACAGATCATGATGATTTTTCATATTGAGTCTCTGCTCTCTTCCTGATCTCAATTGGAAGGCTAAAACATTAATGATCTGTCTGAAATTCACTCTGTCAATGCTGCATTAGTTACCCAGAGCACCCCATAAAGTCCCTGTCCATGATTCTAGGTACCCAGTGCACAGATAGGGAATTGGCATGTGCTCTGAGCATGCATAGTCTGGTGCTGTTGCTGACAAATTGAGCATTGTGTGGGGCCTGCCAATTGTGGGTAAGCCGGCGTGGGGAGCTGGAAACTGTGGGTGAAGACAGGTTCAGAAGGGGACCTAAACACTGGGTGAatgtgagtggggtggggtggcaggaAACCTTAAGTGAGCACAAGCCTGGGGAGCCTGGAAAAATGCAGGTGAACACAAGGGGAGAGCGGCTGAAACTGTGGATGAAGAGTGGGGAGTCTGGagacttgatttttaaaaaattattcttgtcacatgtgttagtataaagtgaaaagtattgttttttgtgcactatgcaggcaaagcataccatacataggaaaggagagagtgcagaatgtagtgttacagtcatagctagggtgcggagaaagaccttaatgcaaggtaggtccattcaagagtcagaTGGCAgtcgggaagaaactgtttttgtgttagttggtgcatgaccttaggtccagggtgcgtggggtccttgattatgctggctgctttgccaaggcagcgggaagtgtagacagtgtcaatggatgggaggctggttaacaAAGTGGGGTCCATGAGTGAATACACAGGAaccctctcccatcccaccctcaAACATCTTGTTTAGGCTCTGTGTAAACAATTTCTTCCTCAGATCCCTGCCTTCATGTCTTCCCAAACCTTAAATCTGTTTTCcaagtccttgtcccatcagctaatgggaacagctttttttTGTCCaccttaatagaacatagaaagccacagcacaaacaggcccttcggcccacaagttgcgccgatcacatccccacctctaggcctatctatagccctcaatcccattaaatcccatgtactcatccagaagtctcttaaaagaccccaacgagtttgcctccaccaccaccgacgtcagccgattccactcacccaccaccctctgagtgaaaaacttacccctgacatcccccctgtacctaccccccagcaccttaaacctgtgtcctctcgtagcaaccatttcagcccttggaaatagcctctgagagtccaccctatccagacccctcaacatcttgtaaacctctatcaggtcacctctcatccttcgtctctccagggagaagagaccaagctccctcaacctatcctcataaggcatgccccccaatccaggcaacatccttgtaaatctcctctgcaccctttcaatggcttcaacatctttcctgtaatgaggtgaccagaactgcgcgcagtactccaagtggggtctaaccagggtcctataaagctgcagcattatctcccgactcctaaactcaatccctcgattaatgaaggctagtacgccatacgccttcttgaccgcatcctccacctgcgaggccgatttaagagtcctatggacccggaccccaaggtccttctgatcctctacactgctaagaatggtacccttcattttatactgctgctccatcccattggatctgccaaaatggatcactacacacttatccgggttgaagtccatctgccacttctccgcccagtcttgcattctatctatgtctcgctgcaacttctgacatccctccaaactatccacaacaccacctaccttggtgtcgtcagcaaacttaccaacccatccctccacttcctcatccaggtcatttatgaaaatgacaaacagcaagggtcccagaacagatccctggggcactccactggtctctgacctccatgcagagaaagacccctccacagccactctctgccttctgcaggcaagccagttctggatccacaaggcaacagccccttggatcccatgccctctcactttctcaagaagtcttgcatgggggaccttatcgaacgctttgctgaagtccatatagaccacatccaccgctcttccttcgtcaatgtgcttggtcacattttcaaagaactcaaccaggctcgtaaggcacgacctgcccctgacaaagccgtgctgactacttttgatcatactaaacttctctagatgatcataaatcctgtctctcaggatcctctccatcaacttaccaaccactgaggttagactcaccggtcggtaatttcccgggctgtccctgttccctttcttgaatatagggaccacatccgcaatcctccaatcctccggaacctctcccgtctccatcgacgatgcaaagatcatcgccaaaggctccgcaatctcctccctcgcctcccacagtaacctggggtacatcccctccggtcccggcgacttaccaaccttgatgccattcaatagttccaacacatcctctttctttatgtccacatgctcgatcctttctgtcctccgcaatccagcagtacaaccacccagatccctttccaccgtgaataccgaggtaaagtattcattaagcacctccgccatttctaacggttccgcacaaacttttcccccttcaccttttaagggtcctatgccttcacatctcatccttttactcttgacatatttgtagaaagccttgggattctccttaatcttacccgccaaggtcttctcatgaccccttctcgctctcctaatttccttcttaagctccttcctacatcgcgtatactcctctaaatccttaacacctcctagctctctgaaccttctgtacgcctctcttttcttatttaccaggttcatcacaaccttcgtgcaccacggttcccgtaccctaccaacacccccctgtctcatcggaacgttgtcatgcagagctccagacaaacattccttgaaaatcctccactttccttcggtacttttccccaagaatgcctccttccaatttacccgtctaatttcctccctgatgacactgtatttccctttactccagagaaacactttcctagcctgcctgaccctatctctttccaatgctatcgtgaaggagatagaattatgatcgctatccccaagatgctcacccaccgagagatcctccacctgtccaggttcattagccagcaccagatcaagaacagcctctcctctagtaggcttatccacatactgtgtcaggaaactctcctggacacacctaacaaactcctctccatccaaacccctagccctagggatattccaatctatgtttgggaaattaaaatctcccatcacgacaactctgttattcctacatctctccaggatctgtttccccatctgctcctcaacatctctgttactattgggcggcctatagaaaacacccagcaaagttaccgaccccttcctgttcctaacctccacccacagagattccgtagtcagtccctccacggcgtccaccttctctacagccgtgacactatccctgatcaacagtgccactcccccccctctcttgcctccctccctgtccttcctgaaacatctaaaacccggcacctgaagcacccagtcctgtccctgagacatccaagtctccgtaatggccaccacatcacaattcgaagcagcaatccacgctccaagctcatccactttattcactacactcctggcattaaaatagacacatctcagaccttcagcctgagcacttcccttctccctcactcgtctaacctccctcttaccctgtctacattccttatctatttgcgagctaacctcctcgctctcagtcccctcatttcgattccctccccccaacctttctagtttaaagtctcaccagtagccttagccaaccttcccgccaggatattggtccccctgggattcaagtgccacccgtcttttttaaacaggtcacacctgcccctaaagaggtcccaatgatccaagtacccaaatccttgtcccttgctccagtccctcagccacgcattaattctccaccgattcctgttctcactctcccgcggcacaggcagcaatcccgagattactacctttgcattcctctttctcagctgtctacccaactccctatattctcttttcatgaccccttccctcttcctaccgatgtcagcagtacctatatgcatcacgaccttgggctcctctccctcccccttcaggatttctgggactcgaccagagacatcccggacccctgcaccagggaggcaaaccaccatccgagagtcccgtctgtgtccgcaaaaacgcctatctgaccctctcaccgtagagtccccaattagcactaccctcctttccttacccctttgcactactgggccaggctcagctccagagacactgccaccgctgcttcccccaggtgggctgtccaccccagtagtactcagacaggagtacttattattaaggggcacatccaccggggtgctcaccatcacccgagctttctccttcctcactgttacccagttaccctcctcccgtggtcccggtgtgaccacctgccgatagctcctgtcaatgacctcctcactatccctaacccggcgaaggtcctcgagctgcaattccagttccctaacatggtcccttaggaaccgcagctcaacacacccagcacagatatggtcgtccgggaggctaggagcctccaggacctcccacatcctacattgggaacaacatactggcctgacagtcataattgcccttttaaacacagggaaaaaagtgaatgaagaatattcctctctgttccaaattatttctaccaaggtacccggagaaaagtaacttataaataaaattttttaaaaataagaaactcacccctgctcgccctttctgcctaagcccggtgagccaaagcccctcagttctcactcagctccgtctcactccgctgcccgctagatagtgggacctgccttttaaacctcctgtgcactaaaaaaaaactcaagagacccttcccagtaaaccccgcggccactgccggttgcgcgccaaaatttaaaactaaattaaataaataaataacacccgcggaaaagtacttaaaactaattcttaccccaaaaatcctgtcaccagtcacagctctgcctttctccacagcaacaatctCTCATACAGCTCCATGAATTCTGCCCTCAACCTGCTTTAGTGCAAGGAGATCAACCCTAGATTCTCCAACTAACCATGTCACTAAATTCCCTCATCCCTGCTAtccttctggtaaatctcctctgcaccctctcattcttcttcacATCCCCCAGCCACACATCCTGTATTATACAATCCTGTACTCTACAAATTCTAATGCACAAAATATACATATAGGCAGTAGTCTGCATAAAGATTGTCAGATGGTCTCTGTGTCCCAGACAGGACAcggtgagcatggatctgttggTGAGCCTTAATCAGcaacttcaggagaattgggagggtgtatAATGGGTACAACAGAGtaagaaaagagggagagagtgagggatggAGCTTTGAGGGAAAGAATGAGGAAATATTGTTCCATAGAAGCTATAAttttctgttctgaatttctatcctggactgacagtgatgactgttGTCAATTTCTTTTGCAGGATATCTGGAAATGAGAATTTTCAgtaagaaatctcaaaccaaacatcacatcaaggtCTCATAGAGTTACTCAATTTATCAGGTCCTGATAATCATTGGCCTTTGAGttgagaaggagaaatgtttttctcttAAATCTACTTCAAAATATTTTGAACATCAGTGAGACTGTAAAATCACCGAGACACACAggctctcacacacagtgagagtgtaccagtgaactgactggaaaGAGCTATAAtcgttacacagcctgaaaaaacatcaccccATTTACagtgaggagaaactgtacatgtgttctgtgtgtggacgaggcttcaactgattatccaacctggagagatacAAGGACACCGGCGCTATGGAGAAAccctggaaatgtgaggactgtgggaaggaatcccgttccccatcagagctggagattcatcgacgcattcacaccggggagaggccattcacctgctctgactgtgggaaaggattcactcatttAAACAACCTGcggatgcaccagcgagttcacagtggagagaagccgttcacctgctttgtgtgtgggaagggattcactcactcatggaatctgttgacacaccagcgacttcacactggagagaggccattcacctgctctgagtgtgggaagggattcagtcgctTATGCAGCCTGCAAACAcatcagcgtgttcacactggggagagaccattcaactgctctgactgtggcaggAGATTCATTCAGTTGTCCCATCtgctggcacaccagcgagttcacactggagagaggccattcacctgctctgaatgcgggaagggattcattgaatCATTCACCCTGcagatgcaccagcgagttcacactggagagaggccatttacctgcactgagtgtgggaagggattcactcaatcatctaaCTTGCTGACACATCAAcgggttcacagtggggagaggccatacatctgctccttgtgtggaaagggattcactcagttatcccatctgcagacacaccagcgagttcacaagtgattacagagaATGGATTCTGCCACCTCCTGACATACCAGagagttcacagcggggagaggccattcagctgctccaagtgtgggaagagatttgctcATTCGAACAATCtacagtcacaccagcgagttcacactggagagagaccgttcccctgctccgtgtgtgggaagggattcactcagtcatcaaaCCTGATGAAACACCGTCAAGTCCACAAGTGATTACAGAGGTGTGATTCTGATGTTAACATTCCTATAactggctggagtttaatattctggaggtGTCAAGATTTTCAGGGCTGCAATGTCCCTTTCTAAAAGCATAATCTGTGATCTTTCTCCTTAATTCAAGAATTCGCAACAGAAACCTGGTTGCAGTAAAATTCAACCCTAAATTGATCTTTGATGCAAAATTCAGTGTCTGAAAGTTTCCACTGATAAACATCTCCGTAGAAAGTAGTGATTAATCCTTCCTGATAGTTCTCACTGACTTTTTCACAGCGACACCTCAATTGGGAAACTGTATTGTGAAGGAAcctaaacaaaagaaatattttgaACAAAACAGTGAAATATTTAACAGGCTCATCAATAAAAGCTTCATCAATCAACACTGATGTTGATGAAACTGGGAAGTCGCTGAGTTCAATAATTTCTGACACAGCAGAAGCAACATTTGGTAAAGGTGGAACCCACAACAAAGACTGGTTTGAGACCCACTCAGCAGAGATGACTTCTGTCATTGAAGCAAAAAGCAAAGCCTATCTGATGTACAACATCAACCCAACAGCTGAAACACTGCATCACTTGGAAGTAGCCAAGACAGATGTGTAAAAAGCAACAAGAGACTgtgcaaataaacactgcatcttCCTGTG
This portion of the Mustelus asterias unplaced genomic scaffold, sMusAst1.hap1.1 HAP1_SCAFFOLD_106, whole genome shotgun sequence genome encodes:
- the LOC144484410 gene encoding uncharacterized protein LOC144484410 codes for the protein MEKAWTYGDCGMGLMFPFELGNDQYSHTAEGPFTFSMCGDGFTQLSSLSTHQPVHSGERPFRCSMCGKEFTDSCDLLAHEQVHTEESAFTRPVWGNKFTQSSQLTEHQHVHSDQQLFKCSDCEKSFKGKINRQIHQ